A genomic stretch from Candidatus Palauibacter australiensis includes:
- the fabF gene encoding beta-ketoacyl-ACP synthase II, whose protein sequence is MRRRVAITGIGLVTPIGLDPDSTWDALLRGVSGAGPITLFDAADHSVRFACEVKDFDPAQYMDRKDARRADRFLHFAMAAAEQAVTEAGFAEGFGELPPDRVGVLIGVGIGGLPLLEAQHEKLLGGGPRRVSPFFIPMFIPDMASGMVSMRYGAQGPNYATVSACASSGHSVGLAFRSIRNGEADVMITGGSESTITPLAVAGFANMRAMSTRNDDPKRASRPFDAHRDGFVLGEGAGMFILEELEHARARGAPILGEVAGFGQSADAYHMTAPAPDGSGARLAMEQALDDAGLDPSDVGYINAHGTSTPANDVSETKAIKDVLGDHAYSIVVGSTKSMTGHTLGAAGAIEGAISALVCRRGIIPPTINFEEADPECDLEYAHGGVLEREVEVALSNSFGFGGHNVCLAVRRWNGD, encoded by the coding sequence ACCCTGTTCGATGCGGCCGACCACTCGGTTCGTTTCGCCTGCGAAGTGAAGGACTTCGATCCGGCGCAGTACATGGACCGGAAGGATGCCCGGCGCGCGGATCGTTTCCTCCATTTCGCGATGGCCGCGGCGGAACAGGCCGTGACAGAGGCGGGGTTCGCGGAGGGATTCGGGGAGCTGCCCCCGGACCGGGTCGGTGTGCTCATCGGCGTCGGGATCGGCGGGCTTCCGCTCCTCGAGGCCCAGCACGAGAAGCTTCTCGGCGGCGGACCCCGGCGCGTCTCCCCCTTCTTCATCCCCATGTTCATCCCGGACATGGCTTCCGGGATGGTGTCGATGCGGTACGGGGCGCAGGGCCCCAACTATGCGACCGTGTCGGCCTGCGCCTCCAGCGGCCATTCGGTCGGCCTCGCCTTCCGCTCGATCCGGAACGGCGAGGCCGACGTGATGATCACGGGGGGCAGCGAGTCCACGATCACACCGCTCGCGGTCGCGGGCTTCGCGAACATGCGGGCGATGTCGACGCGCAACGACGATCCGAAGCGGGCCTCGCGCCCGTTCGACGCGCACCGCGACGGGTTCGTGCTCGGGGAGGGCGCGGGGATGTTCATCCTCGAGGAACTCGAGCACGCGAGGGCGCGCGGGGCGCCGATCCTCGGGGAGGTGGCGGGCTTCGGGCAGAGCGCGGACGCCTACCACATGACCGCGCCGGCGCCGGATGGCTCGGGGGCGCGGCTCGCCATGGAGCAGGCGCTCGACGACGCGGGACTCGACCCGTCGGACGTCGGGTACATCAACGCGCACGGCACGTCGACGCCCGCGAACGACGTGTCCGAGACGAAGGCGATCAAGGATGTCCTGGGCGACCATGCCTACTCGATCGTGGTGGGTTCGACGAAGTCGATGACGGGACACACGCTCGGGGCGGCGGGGGCCATAGAAGGGGCGATCTCCGCGCTCGTGTGCCGCCGCGGGATCATCCCGCCCACGATCAACTTCGAGGAAGCGGATCCCGAGTGCGATCTCGAATACGCCCACGGAGGCGTGCTGGAACGCGAGGTCGAGGTCGCGCTCTCGAATTCTTTCGGGTTCGGCGGCCACAACGTCTGCCTGGCCGTCCGGCGCTGGAACGGCGACTAG
- the purE gene encoding 5-(carboxyamino)imidazole ribonucleotide mutase has protein sequence MSSVLVMMGSESDMPTMDKGVAILREHGVEVQVEVSSAHRQPKRTAELAEGAAAAGHSVVICGAGLSAALPGVVAAHTSLPVIGVPVSAGTLGGLDALLSCAQMPPGVPVAAVGIDNAKNAAHLALRILGTGRD, from the coding sequence ATGAGTTCGGTACTGGTGATGATGGGGTCGGAGTCGGACATGCCCACCATGGACAAGGGCGTGGCGATCCTGCGCGAGCACGGGGTCGAGGTGCAGGTCGAGGTGAGTTCGGCCCACCGGCAGCCGAAACGGACCGCGGAGTTGGCGGAGGGGGCGGCGGCGGCCGGGCATTCCGTCGTGATCTGCGGGGCGGGCCTGTCGGCGGCGCTCCCCGGCGTCGTGGCGGCGCACACCTCGCTGCCGGTGATCGGCGTCCCCGTCTCCGCGGGCACGCTCGGGGGGCTCGACGCCCTCCTGTCGTGCGCGCAGATGCCGCCGGGCGTCCCCGTCGCCGCCGTGGGCATCGACAACGCGAAGAACGCGGCTCACCTCGCCCTCCGCATCCTGGGCACGGGTCGGGACTAG
- the ispF gene encoding 2-C-methyl-D-erythritol 2,4-cyclodiphosphate synthase, producing MRTGVGYDSHRFDETRPLVLGGVAIPDAPGLKGHSDGDAVAHAITDAVLGAAGLGDIGVLFPDTDPAYAGADSIELLASAVRRLRDGGFRVVNVDATVIAERPRISPHAEAMRERLGEALGTGAAGVSIKGKSNEGMGWIGRGEGLAAIAVATVTSAAGDGA from the coding sequence GTGCGGACCGGCGTCGGGTACGATTCCCACCGCTTCGATGAGACGCGGCCTCTCGTGCTGGGGGGCGTGGCGATCCCCGACGCGCCCGGACTGAAGGGACACTCCGACGGAGACGCGGTCGCGCACGCGATCACGGATGCGGTCCTGGGCGCCGCGGGACTCGGGGACATCGGCGTCCTCTTCCCGGATACGGACCCCGCGTACGCGGGCGCCGACTCCATCGAACTCCTCGCCTCGGCGGTGCGCCGCCTGCGCGACGGGGGATTCCGGGTGGTGAACGTCGACGCGACCGTCATCGCCGAGCGGCCCCGCATCTCGCCGCACGCCGAGGCCATGCGGGAGCGGCTCGGAGAGGCTCTGGGCACCGGGGCGGCCGGCGTGTCGATCAAGGGGAAGTCGAACGAGGGGATGGGGTGGATCGGACGGGGCGAAGGCCTCGCCGCCATCGCGGTCGCGACGGTGACCTCGGCTGCGGGGGACGGTGCCTGA
- a CDS encoding DedA family protein: MPEVPGVQPLLDFLLALPALTAYALITAGSALENIFPPVPSDTFVVLGAVLADRGSLQPLPVLLCAWIANSGGAMVVFGLARRRGRGAFETGWGRRLLRPHQFRRLARFYERHGLWAIFFARCLPVLRVVVPTFAGFTGLGAVRAMAPVVAASLLWNGLMLAGGLFASRNVDRLLELLSQVNAWLLLVAAILIGAIIGWWIRSRRDEAPRTPESGGDSDDGGDDGGDDGTGGPDASP; this comes from the coding sequence GTGCCTGAGGTTCCGGGCGTTCAACCCCTCCTCGATTTCCTCCTCGCCCTGCCGGCGCTCACCGCCTACGCGCTCATCACCGCGGGCTCCGCGCTCGAGAACATCTTCCCGCCCGTCCCGTCCGACACGTTCGTCGTGCTCGGCGCCGTGCTCGCGGACCGGGGATCGCTCCAGCCGCTTCCCGTCCTGCTCTGCGCGTGGATCGCCAACTCCGGCGGCGCGATGGTCGTGTTCGGACTCGCGCGGCGGCGCGGCCGCGGCGCCTTCGAGACCGGCTGGGGCCGGCGGTTGCTCCGCCCGCACCAGTTCCGGCGCCTGGCCCGCTTCTACGAACGGCACGGGCTGTGGGCCATCTTCTTCGCCCGCTGCCTGCCGGTGCTGCGCGTGGTCGTCCCCACCTTCGCCGGGTTCACGGGGCTGGGCGCGGTGCGGGCGATGGCCCCGGTCGTCGCGGCGTCGCTGCTCTGGAACGGGCTCATGCTGGCGGGGGGCCTGTTCGCCTCGCGCAACGTGGACCGGCTCCTGGAGCTGCTGAGCCAGGTGAACGCCTGGCTGCTACTCGTGGCCGCCATCCTCATCGGCGCCATCATCGGCTGGTGGATCCGAAGCCGTCGCGACGAGGCTCCGCGGACCCCGGAGTCCGGTGGCGACTCCGACGACGGGGGCGACGACGGGGGCGACGACGGAACCGGCGGGCCGGACGCGTCGCCTTGA
- the xerD gene encoding site-specific tyrosine recombinase XerD produces MTGEGPDIERAFHLESFRDHLGFERGLSPRTIEAYLREARRFAAFAASEGVEGPAGVTYGLLRDHVARLAGAGRAASTVARSVYALRGYFRFLVVEDAVESDPSERLEAPRAGRPLPDVLSVPEIEALIAAGDPESRTARRDEAMLEILYGCGLRVSELVALKGRDIDLDEALVRVRGKGGKERFVPVGAAARSAVRRYLRTTRPALDRGGSAGHLFLNARGGPLSRMGVWKILRRHVERAGILKHVTPHTLRHSFATHLLEGGADLASVQEMLGHADISTTEIYTHVDRSHLRQVHRSHHPRG; encoded by the coding sequence TTGACGGGGGAAGGTCCGGACATCGAGCGCGCGTTCCACCTCGAATCCTTCCGGGACCATCTCGGCTTCGAGCGGGGACTCTCTCCGCGCACCATCGAGGCGTACCTGCGCGAAGCCCGGCGCTTCGCGGCGTTCGCGGCCTCGGAGGGTGTCGAGGGGCCGGCCGGGGTCACGTACGGGCTGCTTCGCGACCACGTCGCGCGGCTGGCCGGCGCGGGGCGGGCGGCCTCCACGGTCGCGCGCAGCGTCTACGCGCTGCGCGGTTACTTCCGCTTCCTCGTCGTCGAAGACGCGGTCGAATCCGATCCGAGCGAGCGCCTCGAAGCGCCGCGCGCGGGCCGCCCTCTCCCGGACGTGCTTTCCGTCCCGGAGATCGAGGCGTTGATCGCGGCGGGGGACCCGGAGAGCCGCACGGCGCGGCGAGACGAGGCGATGCTCGAGATCCTCTATGGCTGCGGGCTCCGCGTGTCCGAACTGGTCGCGCTGAAGGGGCGGGACATCGACCTCGACGAGGCCCTCGTGCGCGTGCGGGGGAAGGGGGGGAAGGAGAGGTTCGTGCCGGTCGGCGCGGCTGCGCGCTCGGCGGTGCGCCGATACCTTCGAACCACCAGGCCGGCGCTCGACCGGGGAGGATCCGCCGGGCACCTCTTTCTCAACGCCCGGGGGGGTCCGCTGAGCCGGATGGGCGTCTGGAAGATCCTTCGCCGCCACGTCGAGCGCGCCGGCATCCTGAAGCACGTGACGCCCCATACGTTGCGCCACAGCTTCGCGACGCACCTGCTCGAGGGAGGCGCCGACCTCGCGTCGGTCCAGGAGATGCTCGGACATGCAGACATCTCGACGACCGAGATCTACACGCACGTGGACCGGTCGCACCTGCGGCAGGTGCACCGCAGCCACCATCCGCGTGGGTGA
- a CDS encoding nitroreductase family protein, with translation MRLTRLLHLSRNRRPVRRFRDRLVEPEVVETVLEAARYASSAREAQPWRFVVVQEALARHRIAAAAFNHPHVMTAPVVVACCARIHSHVSGTGRPSFAIDLAAAAQTMMLAAADLGVQSSWVYGFREGDVREILGVPEHVPIVALFCLGYHDGLAELPERLPREEVIAWDRWRTAVRAGE, from the coding sequence ATGAGGCTGACGCGCCTCCTCCACCTGTCGCGTAACCGGCGTCCGGTGCGGCGCTTCCGCGACCGGCTCGTCGAACCCGAGGTCGTGGAGACGGTGCTCGAGGCGGCCCGCTACGCGTCGTCCGCCCGGGAGGCGCAGCCGTGGCGCTTCGTCGTCGTGCAGGAGGCGCTGGCCCGCCACAGGATCGCGGCGGCCGCCTTCAACCATCCGCACGTGATGACGGCGCCCGTCGTCGTCGCCTGCTGCGCGCGGATCCACTCGCACGTGAGCGGCACGGGCCGTCCGAGCTTCGCCATCGACCTCGCCGCCGCCGCCCAGACGATGATGCTGGCGGCGGCGGATCTCGGCGTGCAGTCGAGCTGGGTCTACGGCTTCCGGGAGGGCGATGTCCGCGAGATCCTGGGCGTTCCGGAGCACGTCCCGATCGTGGCCCTCTTCTGCCTCGGGTACCACGATGGGCTGGCGGAGCTGCCGGAGCGGCTGCCGCGCGAGGAGGTGATCGCCTGGGACCGCTGGCGGACGGCGGTGAGGGCCGGCGAATGA
- the kdsB gene encoding 3-deoxy-manno-octulosonate cytidylyltransferase, whose amino-acid sequence MGVICVLPARISSTRISRKPLQPLAGRTLLEWCWRAASAIRAFDGVVIATDSDEIEGCARGFDAEVVRTRADHASGTDRVDEAADLLGAADDDVVVNFQADEPFVDGGAIEGAVRSAREVATIAAPIRGDEEWRSPAVVKVARAADGRALYFSRSPIPFSRDASPEFGTRARLRHVGVYACRRSALKRWAALPESALERAERLEQLRALEAGMRIHVELGPWTEPGVDLPADIARAERVLSSKEVGG is encoded by the coding sequence ATGGGCGTGATCTGCGTCCTTCCCGCCCGTATCTCCAGCACCCGTATCTCCAGGAAGCCCCTTCAGCCGCTGGCCGGCCGCACGCTCCTTGAGTGGTGCTGGCGCGCCGCCTCGGCGATCCGCGCCTTCGACGGGGTCGTGATCGCGACGGACAGCGACGAGATCGAGGGGTGCGCGCGGGGCTTCGATGCGGAGGTCGTTCGCACGCGGGCGGACCACGCGTCCGGCACGGATCGCGTGGATGAAGCGGCCGACCTTCTCGGCGCGGCGGATGATGACGTCGTCGTGAACTTCCAGGCGGACGAGCCGTTCGTGGACGGAGGGGCGATCGAGGGTGCCGTGCGGAGCGCGCGGGAAGTCGCGACGATCGCGGCGCCGATCCGCGGGGACGAAGAGTGGCGGTCGCCGGCCGTGGTCAAGGTCGCACGGGCCGCCGACGGAAGGGCGCTCTACTTCAGCCGCAGCCCGATCCCGTTCTCGCGGGATGCGTCGCCGGAGTTCGGAACCCGCGCGCGGCTGCGCCACGTCGGCGTGTACGCATGCCGACGCTCCGCGCTCAAGCGGTGGGCGGCGCTGCCCGAATCCGCGCTCGAGCGGGCTGAGCGGCTGGAGCAGTTGAGGGCGCTCGAGGCGGGGATGCGGATCCACGTCGAACTCGGTCCCTGGACCGAGCCGGGAGTCGACCTCCCGGCCGACATCGCGCGGGCGGAACGGGTATTGTCCAGCAAGGAGGTGGGGGGATGA
- a CDS encoding CTP synthase → MRDDRVPTKYIFITGGVVSALGKGITAASIGRLLVERGLRVTIQKFDPYLNVDPGTMSPFQHGEVYVTDDGAETDLDLGHYERFIDESLSQANNVTTGRVYQDIITKERRGDFLGVTVQVIPHVTDEIKTAARRLAPNHDVVITEIGGTVGDIESLPFLEAIRQFRQDVGREHSLFIHLTLVPWINASGELKTKPTQHSVRELLSIGIQPDLLVCRTEHDLDDGIKQKIARFCNVDVNRVIESRDVSTIYELPLAYRAQEVDDRVCEQFGFDTPPPNLDDWKAMVDRIKNPANGRVRICVVGKYTDLVDSYKSIAEAFIHGGAVNDVEVDVEWRSAEDVEAGGTDFLEPFHGVLIPGGFGERGIDGMIDTIRFVREREVPYFGICLGLQCAIIEFARNVCGLETAHSTEFDPGTSHPVISLLDSQHQVTDMGGTMRLGAYPCLLQPGSRAHGVYGADEISERHRHRYEVNPAYRETLGARGLVFSGMSPDGGLVEMLELPEHPYFLGTQFHPELKSRPTKAHPLFAAFVEAALARRDALRSAPLDSAESNRTAEGWADSAAAGTSGVTVGR, encoded by the coding sequence ATGAGGGACGACAGGGTACCGACGAAGTACATCTTCATTACCGGAGGGGTCGTCTCCGCGCTGGGGAAGGGGATCACCGCCGCCTCGATCGGGCGGCTGCTCGTCGAGCGCGGCCTGCGCGTGACGATCCAGAAGTTCGACCCGTACCTCAACGTCGACCCGGGGACGATGTCGCCGTTCCAGCACGGCGAGGTCTACGTGACGGACGACGGGGCGGAGACCGACCTCGACCTCGGCCACTACGAACGGTTCATCGACGAGTCGCTCTCGCAGGCGAACAACGTCACGACGGGCCGCGTCTACCAGGACATCATCACGAAGGAGCGGCGCGGCGACTTCCTCGGCGTCACGGTCCAGGTCATCCCGCACGTGACGGACGAGATCAAGACGGCGGCGCGGCGCCTGGCGCCGAATCACGACGTCGTGATCACGGAGATCGGCGGAACCGTCGGCGACATCGAATCGCTCCCCTTCCTGGAGGCGATCCGGCAGTTCCGGCAGGATGTGGGCCGCGAGCACTCCCTCTTCATCCACCTCACCCTCGTCCCCTGGATCAACGCCTCCGGCGAACTGAAGACGAAGCCGACGCAGCACTCGGTGCGGGAACTCCTGAGCATCGGAATCCAGCCCGACCTGCTCGTGTGCCGGACGGAGCACGACCTCGACGACGGGATCAAGCAGAAGATCGCCCGCTTCTGCAACGTCGACGTGAACCGGGTCATCGAGTCGCGCGACGTGTCGACGATCTACGAACTCCCGCTGGCCTATCGCGCGCAGGAGGTGGACGACCGCGTCTGCGAGCAGTTCGGGTTCGACACGCCTCCGCCGAACCTCGACGACTGGAAGGCGATGGTGGACCGGATCAAGAACCCGGCGAACGGCCGGGTGCGGATCTGCGTGGTGGGGAAGTACACGGATCTCGTGGATTCCTACAAGTCGATCGCGGAGGCGTTCATCCACGGCGGCGCCGTGAACGACGTCGAAGTGGATGTCGAGTGGCGGTCGGCGGAGGACGTGGAGGCGGGGGGGACCGACTTCCTCGAACCCTTCCACGGCGTGCTCATCCCGGGCGGCTTCGGGGAGCGCGGCATCGACGGGATGATCGACACGATCCGCTTCGTCCGGGAGCGGGAGGTCCCCTATTTCGGGATCTGTCTGGGCTTGCAGTGCGCCATCATCGAGTTCGCGCGCAACGTGTGCGGTCTCGAGACGGCCCACTCGACGGAGTTCGACCCGGGGACGAGCCATCCCGTGATCTCGCTCCTGGACTCGCAGCACCAGGTGACGGACATGGGCGGCACCATGCGGCTCGGTGCCTATCCGTGTCTGCTGCAGCCGGGATCCCGGGCGCACGGCGTCTACGGCGCCGACGAGATCTCCGAGCGGCACCGCCACCGGTACGAGGTCAACCCGGCCTACCGGGAGACGCTGGGCGCGCGGGGGCTGGTCTTCAGCGGCATGTCGCCGGACGGCGGACTCGTCGAGATGCTCGAGCTTCCGGAGCATCCCTACTTCCTCGGTACGCAGTTTCACCCGGAACTCAAGTCGCGGCCGACGAAGGCGCACCCGCTCTTCGCGGCGTTCGTCGAGGCGGCGCTGGCGCGGCGGGACGCGCTGCGCAGCGCACCCCTCGACTCCGCCGAGTCGAACCGAACGGCCGAGGGGTGGGCGGACTCGGCGGCGGCCGGGACGAGCGGCGTCACGGTCGGGAGATGA
- the kdsA gene encoding 3-deoxy-8-phosphooctulonate synthase, whose translation MNPGRPTFFSGRRRTSLFLIAGPCVLEGDALNFEIADHLAELGERLDLPVTFKASFDKANRTSAVSPRGPGLEEGLAALARVRDRSGLPLLTDVHLPEQAAPAAAVVDALQIPAFLCRQTDLLLAAAATGRPVNVKKGQWMAPEDVGGVVGKLQAAGARDVAVTERGFAFGYGRWVVDMRSFALMREATRCPTVFDASHAVQLPGGEGMRSGGEPEHIGRLAAAAVAAGADGLFIEVHPDPPGAPSDGSNMLPLAELERVVDRALRVREAVALREPGLHEPRSR comes from the coding sequence ATGAACCCGGGGCGTCCCACTTTTTTTTCGGGTCGCCGGCGTACATCGCTCTTTCTCATCGCGGGACCGTGCGTGCTCGAGGGCGACGCCTTGAACTTCGAGATCGCGGACCACCTCGCGGAACTCGGAGAGCGGCTCGACCTGCCGGTGACGTTCAAGGCTTCGTTCGACAAGGCGAACCGGACTTCCGCGGTGTCTCCGCGGGGACCGGGTCTCGAAGAGGGGCTGGCCGCGCTCGCCCGGGTGCGCGACCGCTCCGGACTTCCGCTGCTCACGGACGTTCACCTTCCCGAACAGGCGGCCCCGGCGGCGGCGGTCGTGGACGCGCTCCAGATTCCCGCCTTCCTCTGCCGTCAGACGGACCTGCTGCTCGCGGCGGCCGCCACGGGACGGCCGGTGAACGTGAAAAAGGGGCAGTGGATGGCCCCGGAAGATGTCGGGGGCGTGGTCGGGAAGCTCCAGGCGGCGGGGGCGCGGGACGTGGCGGTGACGGAACGCGGATTCGCCTTCGGCTACGGGCGCTGGGTCGTCGACATGCGGAGTTTCGCCCTCATGCGCGAGGCGACGCGCTGCCCGACGGTGTTCGACGCGTCCCACGCCGTGCAGTTGCCGGGGGGAGAAGGGATGCGGAGCGGCGGCGAGCCGGAACACATCGGGCGGCTCGCGGCGGCGGCGGTTGCAGCCGGGGCGGACGGCCTCTTCATCGAGGTGCATCCGGATCCGCCCGGGGCCCCCTCCGACGGGTCCAACATGCTGCCGCTCGCCGAACTCGAGCGCGTCGTGGACCGGGCGCTGCGCGTGCGCGAGGCCGTGGCGCTCCGAGAGCCCGGTCTCCATGAGCCCCGGAGCCGCTAA
- a CDS encoding HAD hydrolase family protein has translation MAESVRFVSLDVDGVLTDGSIWVGAGSDLSTPGELRRFHALDGLAIRMMQRAGLVVAFLSGKRSAAVRLRARELEIAEVSLGSRKGKLSALRGMLARRGCTWDQAAHLGDDLTDLAVMERVGLPAAVIGAVPEVRAAARWVGTVPGGEGAVREFAEALLVARGEWDGLVTEFREGGRFAG, from the coding sequence TTGGCGGAGTCCGTCCGCTTCGTGTCCCTCGACGTGGACGGCGTGCTCACGGACGGTTCGATCTGGGTGGGCGCGGGCTCGGACCTCAGCACCCCGGGGGAGCTGCGTCGCTTTCACGCCCTCGATGGCCTGGCGATCCGGATGATGCAGCGGGCGGGACTCGTGGTCGCGTTCCTCAGCGGCAAGCGATCGGCCGCCGTCCGACTGCGGGCGCGGGAGCTGGAAATCGCGGAGGTTTCGCTCGGTTCCCGGAAGGGAAAGCTTTCGGCGCTTCGGGGTATGCTCGCGCGACGCGGTTGCACGTGGGACCAGGCCGCGCACCTTGGCGACGATCTCACGGACCTCGCGGTCATGGAACGGGTGGGGTTGCCGGCCGCGGTCATCGGCGCGGTGCCCGAGGTTCGGGCCGCTGCGCGGTGGGTGGGGACGGTGCCAGGCGGGGAGGGGGCGGTGCGCGAATTCGCGGAGGCCCTGCTCGTCGCCCGCGGAGAATGGGACGGGCTGGTGACAGAGTTTCGGGAAGGAGGACGGTTTGCGGGTTGA